One part of the Treponema sp. OMZ 787 genome encodes these proteins:
- the wecB gene encoding non-hydrolyzing UDP-N-acetylglucosamine 2-epimerase: MHILTIIGARPQFIKAAVLSRYIKDNPHLGIKETLVHTGQHYDQNMSDIFFTEMDIPHPDYNLQIGSGSHGKMTGLMLEKIEELLLNLKPDLVLVYGDTNSTLAGALAASKLHIPVAHVEAGLRSFMMAMPEEQNRRLTDHLSTWLFCPTDTAVENLKNEGIVSSTGKPSADNKFVCKTGDIMYDASLYYRKKAVKMDVPDDFILLTIHRAENTDDPARLKNIVSAINAVSEKNFIFPVHPRTKKILTEQGLQFSSHVRLIEPIGYLEMLKYEESCSAVLTDSGGVQKEAFFFKKPCITMRDSTEWVELVDSGWNTLTGADTEKIIFALKNIKVPKEYPELYGNGETAENIAAVLRN; this comes from the coding sequence ATGCATATACTAACCATCATCGGTGCCCGGCCTCAATTTATTAAAGCTGCGGTTTTAAGCCGATATATCAAAGATAATCCTCACTTGGGTATAAAAGAAACTCTTGTTCATACAGGTCAGCATTATGACCAAAACATGAGTGATATTTTTTTTACAGAAATGGATATTCCTCATCCAGATTATAATTTACAAATAGGATCCGGTTCTCATGGGAAAATGACTGGACTCATGCTCGAAAAAATTGAAGAACTTTTATTAAATTTAAAGCCTGATCTTGTGCTTGTATATGGTGATACTAATTCTACCTTAGCCGGTGCTTTAGCTGCAAGTAAGCTCCATATTCCTGTAGCCCATGTTGAAGCCGGTTTGCGTTCTTTTATGATGGCAATGCCCGAAGAACAAAACCGCCGTCTTACCGACCATCTTTCAACTTGGCTTTTTTGTCCGACAGATACGGCGGTAGAAAATTTAAAAAATGAAGGAATTGTTTCCTCTACAGGAAAACCTTCTGCTGATAATAAATTTGTATGTAAAACGGGTGATATCATGTATGATGCCTCCCTTTATTATCGTAAAAAAGCTGTTAAAATGGATGTGCCTGATGATTTTATTTTGCTGACGATTCATAGGGCTGAAAATACGGATGATCCGGCACGATTAAAAAATATTGTAAGTGCTATCAACGCTGTTTCTGAAAAGAATTTTATTTTTCCTGTGCATCCGCGAACAAAAAAAATACTTACGGAACAAGGTTTGCAATTTTCTTCTCATGTTAGGCTTATTGAGCCTATTGGTTATTTGGAAATGCTTAAGTATGAAGAATCTTGCTCCGCCGTGCTTACCGATTCAGGCGGAGTACAAAAAGAAGCATTTTTCTTTAAAAAGCCCTGTATCACAATGCGGGACAGCACAGAGTGGGTTGAACTGGTTGACTCAGGTTGGAATACCCTTACAGGTGCGGATACAGAGAAGATAATATTTGCTCTTAAAAATATTAAAGTTCCAAAGGAATATCCCGAACTTTATGGTAATGGGGAAACAGCTGAGAACATAGCGGCAGTTTTGAGGAATTGA
- a CDS encoding polysaccharide deacetylase family protein yields MLKIRVPNFCAYEIEYTCFVVFTEWLGIEYELTQAEHDYILISFAEKEIKLNADFFIKASSDWLGNTSMPALPLEWYNLNGLKNTLSNELHVCETELPVLYGVPEITIAENSIDCRIDVLGSIFFMLSRYEEIVVKERDEHDRFAAKSSIAYKENFLFSPIVNEYLELLFALIKFLWPTLERKERKFTVCPTHDVDIPFLYLNVTPKTLVKKLGGDILKRMSPKKAFNTYNSWKSVNKKKFHSDPAYSFDFIMQESEKRSLKSAFYFLPSSSPEMKIKYPVTLPEMTSLLRGIDKHGHEIGIHGFYGTYLDKKAFNDDIRLLQNTCDSLGIEQRIRGGRQHYLQWQNPDTFNVWESAGMKYDSTLSFADMPGFRCGTCYEYSVYDCIERKKLKLKEKPLIAMECSIIAERYMNLGLTDQALEVFKQLKDKCRFYKGNFVLLFHNTELVTDKQKEFYKTVLDF; encoded by the coding sequence ATGCTAAAAATAAGAGTGCCTAATTTTTGTGCTTACGAAATTGAATATACTTGCTTCGTTGTTTTTACCGAATGGCTTGGTATTGAGTATGAACTTACACAGGCTGAACATGATTACATCCTTATTTCTTTTGCAGAAAAAGAAATTAAACTTAATGCGGACTTTTTTATCAAAGCTTCATCGGATTGGCTTGGTAATACTTCAATGCCTGCTTTACCTCTAGAGTGGTACAATTTGAATGGGTTAAAAAATACTTTATCAAATGAGCTTCACGTTTGTGAGACTGAGCTTCCTGTTTTATACGGTGTGCCGGAAATAACGATTGCTGAAAATAGTATTGATTGCAGAATAGATGTTTTAGGCAGCATTTTTTTCATGCTTTCCCGTTACGAAGAAATTGTTGTAAAAGAAAGAGATGAACATGACCGTTTTGCAGCAAAATCTTCAATAGCTTATAAGGAAAATTTTTTATTCAGTCCTATTGTAAATGAGTATTTGGAACTTTTATTTGCCTTGATAAAATTCTTATGGCCTACTCTTGAAAGAAAAGAGAGAAAGTTTACAGTATGTCCTACTCATGATGTTGACATACCTTTTTTATATCTTAATGTAACACCTAAAACTCTTGTAAAAAAATTGGGAGGTGATATTCTTAAAAGGATGTCGCCTAAGAAAGCTTTTAATACATACAACTCGTGGAAAAGTGTTAATAAAAAAAAATTCCATTCCGATCCTGCATATTCATTTGATTTTATAATGCAGGAAAGCGAAAAGCGTAGCTTAAAAAGTGCTTTCTATTTTTTACCCTCAAGCAGTCCTGAAATGAAAATTAAATATCCTGTAACACTTCCCGAAATGACCTCTCTTTTAAGAGGGATTGATAAACACGGACATGAAATAGGTATACACGGTTTTTATGGAACCTATTTGGATAAAAAAGCTTTTAATGATGATATAAGGTTGTTGCAAAATACTTGTGATTCTCTTGGAATTGAACAAAGAATAAGGGGCGGTAGACAGCATTATTTGCAATGGCAAAATCCTGATACTTTTAATGTTTGGGAAAGTGCAGGCATGAAATATGATTCAACTTTAAGTTTTGCAGATATGCCCGGCTTCCGTTGCGGTACTTGTTACGAATATTCGGTTTATGATTGTATCGAACGTAAAAAGCTCAAGCTTAAAGAGAAGCCTCTTATTGCAATGGAGTGTTCAATTATTGCCGAGCGGTATATGAATTTAGGTTTAACTGACCAAGCTCTAGAGGTGTTTAAACAATTAAAAGATAAGTGTAGGTTTTATAAGGGTAATTTTGTTCTGTTATTTCATAACACGGAATTGGTAACTGATAAACAAAAAGAATTTTATAAAACAGTTTTGGATTTTTAA
- a CDS encoding GNAT family N-acetyltransferase, translating into MFNPNIQFDVPEDHVVIGDGPASPFYLDGWLKWNEVMWNVKSERVLYTDGKSEYPRLEGVLYTDKKGRVVMPPRNPHLPFRFVSTNTSKHNKLYLQYLDIMNLFIIDLKHRGVFGNICLPPGFIDARLFQWNCYDVGVKYTFMIELPYDTDVMDKKIRNKIKKASALGYTIEETCNWRDVYECLKFTEEFKGFSHMTNQDSILLCSKYLGSDNIVGHVVYSKKNEPIAGGIRLICKNGIAYGWSQGASREHLLNGVNQFLYVKILDDLYKRGAKYFDWGGANISNVALAKSSWGMPLVPYLTIRPKNLRYLGSVCKSYLKAKILRK; encoded by the coding sequence ATGTTTAATCCAAATATACAGTTTGATGTTCCGGAAGATCATGTGGTAATAGGAGATGGGCCTGCTTCTCCTTTTTATCTTGACGGTTGGCTAAAATGGAACGAAGTTATGTGGAATGTAAAATCGGAACGGGTGCTATATACTGACGGAAAATCGGAGTATCCGCGTCTTGAAGGGGTTTTGTACACGGATAAAAAAGGCCGTGTAGTTATGCCGCCTCGAAATCCGCATTTGCCTTTTAGGTTTGTCAGTACAAATACATCTAAGCATAATAAGCTATATTTGCAGTATCTTGATATTATGAATTTGTTTATCATAGATTTAAAGCATCGTGGTGTGTTTGGTAATATTTGTTTACCTCCTGGTTTTATTGATGCTCGTCTATTCCAATGGAATTGTTATGATGTAGGTGTTAAGTATACATTTATGATAGAATTGCCCTATGATACGGATGTTATGGATAAAAAAATTAGAAATAAGATAAAGAAGGCTTCTGCTTTAGGGTATACAATTGAAGAAACATGTAATTGGCGTGATGTTTATGAGTGTTTGAAATTTACTGAAGAGTTTAAAGGTTTTTCGCATATGACTAATCAAGATTCAATTTTATTGTGTTCAAAATACTTGGGTAGCGATAATATTGTTGGTCATGTTGTATATTCTAAAAAAAATGAGCCTATTGCAGGTGGTATTAGGTTGATTTGTAAAAATGGAATAGCTTATGGTTGGTCGCAAGGTGCTAGTAGAGAACATTTGTTAAATGGTGTAAATCAATTTTTATATGTAAAAATATTAGATGATCTTTATAAGAGAGGGGCTAAGTATTTTGATTGGGGTGGGGCTAATATTTCTAATGTAGCTCTTGCAAAATCCTCATGGGGTATGCCTTTGGTTCCTTACCTTACTATACGTCCGAAAAATCTGCGTTATCTGGGAAGTGTTTGTAAATCATATTTAAAGGCAAAAATTTTAAGAAAGTAG
- a CDS encoding methionyl-tRNA formyltransferase, with protein MRIMIITQGVSRIVRPLLDSNHDIVGIVEGAPRGYKSKNDFFIKRLYHKFFTRNTLKQIAKHKNIPYYFMTSSNDVKLQNWIEDLAPELIIVRSMSFLLKKNIFTIPKYGTINIHTALLPSYRGPSSAFWQYVNMETEQGVTIHYIDEGEDTGDILYQGVSKIPLGLKSPERLDILVTQIAVPALFAVIEKFENGTITPIKQPVSSPTPRARNLKLSEHSSFIKWDTWPIEKIWNILRGTELWLNALDPPKGMYAGSRWIIDDYIKTSVTEKYVLGKIYKNKKTYFVVCKDGIINIHVNFNLKYFIKFLIRSFYV; from the coding sequence ATGCGTATAATGATTATTACTCAGGGTGTTTCGCGAATAGTAAGACCTCTTTTAGATTCCAACCATGATATCGTAGGCATTGTTGAGGGTGCCCCTCGCGGTTATAAGTCTAAGAATGATTTTTTTATTAAAAGGTTGTATCATAAATTTTTTACTAGAAATACTTTGAAACAAATTGCAAAACATAAGAATATTCCATACTATTTTATGACATCATCCAATGATGTAAAGTTACAAAACTGGATTGAAGACCTTGCTCCTGAATTAATTATAGTAAGGTCAATGTCTTTTTTATTGAAAAAAAATATATTCACAATACCAAAGTATGGTACTATTAATATTCATACAGCTCTGCTGCCAAGTTATCGCGGTCCTAGTTCTGCATTTTGGCAATATGTAAATATGGAAACCGAGCAGGGCGTTACTATTCATTATATTGATGAAGGTGAAGATACCGGAGATATTTTATATCAGGGTGTCTCTAAAATACCTTTGGGACTAAAATCGCCTGAACGCTTGGATATTTTAGTTACACAGATTGCAGTTCCTGCACTTTTTGCTGTAATTGAAAAATTTGAGAATGGTACTATTACACCTATTAAACAGCCTGTAAGCTCTCCTACGCCGAGAGCAAGGAATTTGAAGCTCTCAGAACACTCCTCGTTTATAAAATGGGATACTTGGCCTATAGAAAAGATATGGAATATTTTACGAGGTACTGAATTGTGGCTTAATGCTTTGGATCCTCCTAAGGGTATGTATGCAGGTTCTCGTTGGATTATAGATGATTATATAAAAACTTCTGTTACTGAAAAGTATGTACTAGGTAAAATTTACAAGAATAAGAAAACTTATTTTGTCGTGTGTAAAGATGGAATAATTAATATACATGTAAACTTTAATTTAAAATATTTTATAAAATTTTTAATTAGGTCGTTTTATGTTTAA
- a CDS encoding acyltransferase — MKFIKNIFKQMYLNFLKLFFPSIYQTRNTAASIKFKTIFFQKILGKNRGAYWPMHFTSKVSGVNNIYVGIGSAPGLSFGCYIQGIGKIIIGNYVIMAPNVGIISANHDLYDHRKHSSDASVVIGDYSWIGMNAVILPNVVLGDFTIVAAGAVVTKPFPDGYCVIGGNPARVIKYLEKDKCVRYKNEYEYYGYYSKKEFEEKFKLKKM, encoded by the coding sequence ATGAAATTTATAAAAAATATTTTCAAACAGATGTATTTGAATTTTTTAAAATTATTTTTCCCTAGTATTTATCAGACTCGCAATACAGCCGCTTCAATTAAATTTAAAACTATTTTTTTTCAAAAAATATTAGGTAAAAATCGTGGTGCTTATTGGCCTATGCATTTTACTTCAAAGGTGTCAGGCGTTAATAATATTTATGTGGGTATAGGTTCAGCACCTGGACTTTCTTTTGGTTGTTATATTCAAGGTATTGGTAAAATTATAATAGGTAATTATGTTATTATGGCTCCTAATGTAGGGATAATAAGTGCAAACCATGATTTGTATGACCATAGAAAACATTCTTCAGATGCTTCAGTTGTTATCGGTGATTATTCTTGGATTGGTATGAATGCGGTTATTCTTCCTAATGTTGTTTTGGGCGATTTTACAATTGTTGCAGCCGGGGCTGTTGTTACAAAGCCTTTTCCTGATGGGTACTGTGTCATCGGCGGCAATCCTGCGAGGGTAATAAAGTATTTGGAAAAAGATAAATGTGTAAGATATAAAAATGAATACGAGTATTACGGATACTACTCAAAAAAAGAATTTGAAGAAAAGTTTAAGTTGAAAAAAATGTAA
- a CDS encoding oligosaccharide flippase family protein: MNLLSYLNICNLRSKLQRSSFFKSVLLLAAGSSVGQLISLLFQPIITRIYSPEDMGAFSALLAIVSMWTVVSAGRYELAIVLPDEKKQAKAIVFLCLIIAVIISFIAGFWYFFKYLLKFNSNALLLKNYLFLFITPLVLINACDLIFMKIAVREKQVRGLSTSQIARQLGDKLTKIGLGVVWPHPISLIIGNLIGQVIRVFVIFYFVIESFFKGACEVKRRDIFAVAKRYKKFPLVSSFSALLDVASVQVPVILLSSLFSEKLVGYYGLCLAVLSVPMGVVGSSIGNVFVEKIARVKNDIIYVQNLTLNLFKKLLLIGTLGMSFIVMYGDLIFYLIFGKAWKFAGICAMWSAPGLVLVLAFSPLSSLFSVYEKIEQGFWLGAFSFLSSLICIFLPYWMGMSELHVIISLAIGSFVSSIVLLVAILKIIDINYLKTLSIICKISLPIYLLQGIIAFFVRRLF; the protein is encoded by the coding sequence ATGAATTTGTTGAGTTATTTGAATATTTGTAATTTAAGATCTAAATTACAGCGTAGTAGTTTTTTTAAGTCTGTTTTATTACTTGCTGCAGGTAGTTCTGTCGGACAACTTATTAGTTTACTCTTTCAGCCTATTATTACTCGTATATATTCACCTGAAGATATGGGGGCTTTTTCAGCTTTGCTTGCTATAGTGTCAATGTGGACTGTTGTTTCGGCAGGGAGATATGAGCTTGCAATAGTTTTACCTGACGAAAAAAAACAGGCAAAGGCTATTGTATTTTTGTGTTTAATTATTGCTGTAATAATAAGTTTCATCGCAGGATTTTGGTATTTTTTTAAGTATTTATTAAAGTTTAATAGTAATGCTTTACTTCTAAAAAATTATTTGTTTTTATTTATTACTCCATTAGTACTTATTAATGCTTGTGATCTTATTTTTATGAAAATTGCAGTACGTGAAAAACAAGTTAGAGGATTATCGACTAGTCAAATCGCTAGGCAATTGGGTGATAAGCTTACAAAAATTGGTTTAGGTGTCGTCTGGCCGCATCCAATAAGTCTTATTATAGGCAATCTTATTGGTCAGGTTATTCGTGTTTTCGTGATTTTTTATTTTGTTATTGAATCTTTTTTTAAAGGTGCTTGTGAGGTTAAAAGAAGAGATATTTTTGCTGTTGCAAAACGTTATAAAAAGTTTCCGCTTGTTAGTTCCTTTTCGGCTTTATTAGATGTTGCTTCTGTACAAGTGCCTGTTATTTTATTGAGTAGCTTATTCTCTGAAAAATTGGTTGGATATTATGGTCTTTGTTTGGCAGTTCTTTCTGTGCCGATGGGGGTTGTAGGTTCTAGTATTGGTAATGTTTTTGTAGAGAAAATAGCCAGAGTAAAAAATGATATCATATATGTACAAAATTTAACATTAAACTTATTTAAAAAGTTGTTGCTTATCGGCACGTTAGGGATGAGTTTTATTGTTATGTATGGAGATCTTATTTTTTATCTTATTTTCGGTAAAGCTTGGAAATTCGCAGGTATATGTGCCATGTGGTCGGCACCAGGTTTGGTGCTTGTACTAGCTTTTTCACCTTTGAGTAGTTTGTTTTCTGTATATGAGAAAATTGAACAGGGGTTTTGGTTAGGTGCTTTTTCCTTTTTATCTTCACTAATATGTATATTTTTACCTTATTGGATGGGAATGTCTGAGCTTCATGTAATTATTTCACTTGCAATAGGGTCTTTTGTATCAAGTATAGTATTGCTTGTTGCTATTTTAAAAATTATTGATATTAATTATTTAAAAACATTGTCAATTATATGTAAAATATCTTTGCCGATATATTTATTACAGGGAATCATTGCTTTTTTTGTTAGGAGATTATTTTGA
- a CDS encoding nucleotidyltransferase family protein has protein sequence MRYGLSEEHIKIVLDYIAKYTEIEEAVLFGSRALGTYKPGSDVDIALKGNKVDSFLAAHLKSEIEEETCLPYFFDFVAYSKLTHKDLIRHIDEHGVVLKL, from the coding sequence ATGCGGTACGGCCTTTCTGAAGAGCATATTAAAATCGTCTTAGACTACATTGCAAAGTATACCGAAATTGAAGAGGCTGTTTTATTCGGTTCCCGTGCCTTGGGAACATATAAGCCGGGTTCGGATGTAGATATTGCCCTAAAAGGAAATAAAGTAGATTCTTTTTTGGCTGCACATTTAAAGTCGGAAATTGAAGAAGAAACATGCTTGCCTTATTTTTTTGACTTTGTTGCTTATTCTAAATTGACGCATAAGGATTTAATCAGGCATATTGATGAGCATGGGGTGGTGTTGAAGCTGTAA
- a CDS encoding HI0074 family nucleotidyltransferase substrate-binding subunit has product MTNPIRWKQRFQNFEKALTVFKDRCSDVNEHPKGSKYHDAFQMALVQAFEIILELSWKVLKDYLENEGYTEVQTGKRALRQAFQDGMIENGEAWLRALEMRNHTSHIYDVSILEELNSFVVESFLPEVEKLHNTLKAEL; this is encoded by the coding sequence GTGACTAATCCGATCCGTTGGAAGCAGCGCTTTCAAAATTTTGAAAAAGCCCTCACTGTATTTAAAGACAGGTGTTCGGACGTTAATGAACATCCTAAGGGGTCGAAGTACCATGATGCTTTTCAGATGGCCTTGGTACAAGCCTTTGAAATTATTCTAGAACTTTCATGGAAGGTTTTAAAAGACTATCTTGAAAATGAGGGGTATACGGAAGTTCAAACCGGAAAACGTGCCCTCCGTCAAGCCTTTCAAGATGGAATGATTGAAAATGGAGAGGCTTGGCTAAGGGCTCTTGAAATGAGAAATCATACAAGCCATATCTATGATGTTTCTATTCTTGAAGAGCTTAATAGTTTTGTAGTTGAAAGCTTTTTACCTGAAGTTGAAAAACTTCATAATACACTGAAAGCGGAACTTTAG
- a CDS encoding DegT/DnrJ/EryC1/StrS aminotransferase family protein, producing the protein MNVPFYTATREYKNHKAEFDSVLSEVLEAGDFILGKAVKDFEEKIAAYTGAKYAVGVANGSDALVIASDILGFKDGAEVITPVFTFFASSSCIARLGGKPVFCDVDEDTFCMDMKDAEKRITQKTVGLLPVHLFLQTADMSSCMALAKKHNLKVLEDAAEAFGMKELYNGSLHTAGAIGDMGIYSFFPTKTLGGYGDGGIIITNNEEYYLKAKSLRVHGATKKYHHDYVGYNSRLDSLQAAVLNVKLKHIDEAIEKRAAHAKQYSELLKNVPQVKIPVVKTKGKEVYYVFNILAEKRDALQTYLTEKGIGTTVYYPKCLHEQECFKYLGYKKGDFPVAEKLCASVLALPMYPELTEDEIGYVCEKIAEFYKR; encoded by the coding sequence ATGAATGTTCCATTCTATACTGCAACGAGAGAATATAAAAATCATAAGGCTGAATTCGATTCTGTCTTGTCGGAAGTTTTGGAAGCAGGCGACTTTATTTTAGGAAAGGCTGTTAAGGATTTTGAAGAAAAAATAGCTGCTTATACGGGGGCAAAGTATGCAGTAGGTGTTGCGAACGGAAGCGATGCCTTGGTAATTGCTTCGGATATCTTAGGTTTTAAAGACGGTGCTGAAGTTATTACACCTGTGTTTACATTCTTTGCTTCAAGTTCTTGTATAGCTCGGCTCGGCGGTAAGCCGGTCTTTTGTGATGTGGATGAAGACACCTTTTGTATGGATATGAAGGATGCCGAAAAGCGTATTACACAAAAAACGGTAGGCCTTCTTCCCGTGCATTTATTTTTACAAACTGCCGATATGTCTTCCTGTATGGCCTTGGCAAAAAAGCATAATCTTAAAGTGCTTGAAGATGCGGCTGAAGCTTTCGGTATGAAAGAACTGTATAATGGTTCTTTACATACCGCCGGAGCTATAGGTGATATGGGAATTTACTCCTTCTTCCCGACAAAAACTCTCGGAGGCTACGGAGACGGCGGAATTATAATTACAAATAATGAAGAGTATTATCTAAAAGCTAAAAGCCTTCGAGTTCACGGGGCTACGAAAAAATATCATCATGATTATGTAGGTTATAACTCCCGCCTTGACAGTTTGCAGGCTGCGGTCTTAAACGTAAAACTAAAACACATTGATGAAGCAATCGAAAAAAGAGCTGCACACGCTAAGCAATACAGTGAGCTTTTAAAAAATGTACCTCAGGTAAAAATCCCTGTTGTAAAAACCAAGGGAAAAGAGGTTTATTACGTCTTTAATATCTTGGCTGAAAAGCGGGATGCTCTGCAAACCTATCTTACTGAAAAAGGAATCGGTACAACCGTTTATTATCCCAAGTGCTTACATGAACAGGAGTGTTTTAAGTATCTCGGTTATAAAAAAGGCGACTTCCCCGTTGCCGAAAAATTATGTGCTTCAGTTTTGGCTCTTCCTATGTATCCTGAGCTTACGGAAGATGAGATAGGTTATGTTTGCGAGAAAATAGCGGAGTTTTATAAAAGATAG
- a CDS encoding DUF86 domain-containing protein, translating to MAVDKLAEVLNEKASTMAEVFLILSERGIIDKNLALSLAKSIGFRNIAVHEYDSLDMDIVYAIITKDLSIFYDFARAVLKIIND from the coding sequence ATGGCGGTCGATAAATTGGCGGAGGTATTGAATGAAAAGGCTTCGACAATGGCTGAAGTTTTTTTAATTCTTTCAGAACGAGGAATAATTGATAAAAATCTAGCATTAAGTCTTGCCAAATCTATAGGTTTTAGAAATATTGCCGTACACGAGTATGATTCTCTTGATATGGATATTGTGTATGCCATTATAACGAAGGATCTAAGTATTTTTTATGATTTTGCAAGAGCTGTATTAAAGATAATTAATGATTGA
- a CDS encoding nucleotidyltransferase domain-containing protein, whose protein sequence is MNKNIIERLKTFFDSRPEIILAIIYGSYARGTETETSDVDIAAAMSEVMSLDTRLNLQLELSILLKKEIDLVDINKIKGLIHYKVFTEGFCIKKCENEGQALFHKNFMTALYWYEDYYPLYKRGQKYLIEKAFTI, encoded by the coding sequence ATGAATAAAAATATTATAGAAAGGCTTAAAACTTTTTTTGACTCAAGACCTGAGATTATCCTCGCAATTATTTATGGTTCATATGCCAGAGGAACTGAAACTGAAACAAGTGATGTGGATATTGCTGCGGCTATGAGTGAAGTTATGAGTCTTGATACTAGATTGAATCTTCAATTGGAGCTTTCAATTCTTTTAAAAAAAGAAATTGATCTGGTGGATATAAATAAAATTAAGGGGTTGATTCATTATAAGGTTTTTACTGAAGGTTTTTGTATAAAAAAGTGCGAAAATGAAGGACAGGCCTTATTTCATAAAAATTTTATGACTGCCTTATATTGGTATGAAGATTATTATCCGCTTTATAAGCGCGGACAAAAATATCTTATTGAAAAAGCTTTTACTATTTAA
- a CDS encoding Gfo/Idh/MocA family protein, translated as MKIALIGCGRISFKHIEAFVAMKDRVEFVAACDPILERAEEKRFEYKKYIPNADVKIFADYKEMLKECKPDVVTIATESGKHKDIAVHCLKNGTHVICEKPMALSTSDAQEMIDTAKQNNKKLAVCFQNRFNAPVVKTRDALEMGRFGKMLHGMIQVRWNRNEAYYAQAPWRGTWEQDGGTLMNQCTHGIDLLQWMMGEDAVRVQAQTRRFMRPIEAEDFGCAIVEFASGAVGIIEGTADVYPKNLNETLSLFGTEGSVVIGGLAVNKMETWRFADAEKMGDTEEKVLNPDEKDPPTVYGFGHTALFNDFIDAIEQGREPLVSGEKGKKALEIILAIYKSQKTGQPVNLPCDFSTMEMKGIF; from the coding sequence ATGAAAATTGCCTTAATCGGCTGCGGCCGAATTAGTTTTAAACACATAGAAGCCTTTGTTGCTATGAAGGATAGGGTTGAATTCGTTGCAGCCTGCGATCCTATCTTAGAACGTGCTGAAGAAAAGCGGTTTGAATATAAAAAATACATTCCAAATGCTGATGTAAAAATTTTTGCGGACTACAAGGAGATGCTTAAAGAATGTAAACCGGATGTAGTAACAATTGCAACCGAATCCGGAAAGCATAAGGATATAGCTGTTCACTGTCTTAAAAACGGTACCCATGTTATCTGTGAAAAACCCATGGCTCTTTCAACCTCCGATGCTCAAGAAATGATAGATACGGCTAAGCAAAACAATAAAAAGTTAGCAGTCTGCTTTCAAAACCGTTTTAACGCTCCTGTAGTAAAGACAAGGGATGCCTTGGAAATGGGCCGCTTCGGTAAGATGCTTCACGGTATGATTCAGGTGCGCTGGAACAGGAATGAGGCTTATTATGCTCAAGCTCCTTGGCGGGGAACATGGGAACAGGACGGCGGTACTCTTATGAATCAGTGTACTCATGGTATTGATCTTTTGCAGTGGATGATGGGAGAGGATGCCGTAAGAGTTCAGGCTCAAACAAGGCGTTTTATGCGTCCTATTGAAGCTGAGGACTTCGGCTGTGCCATAGTCGAATTTGCTTCAGGTGCTGTCGGAATAATAGAGGGTACTGCCGATGTTTACCCTAAAAACTTAAATGAAACCTTGAGTCTTTTCGGTACGGAAGGATCGGTAGTAATCGGCGGCCTTGCCGTAAACAAGATGGAAACTTGGAGATTTGCTGATGCCGAAAAGATGGGAGACACTGAGGAAAAAGTTTTAAACCCCGATGAAAAAGATCCGCCTACAGTCTACGGTTTCGGCCATACGGCTCTTTTTAATGATTTTATTGATGCAATAGAACAAGGTAGAGAGCCTTTAGTTTCAGGCGAAAAGGGTAAAAAAGCCTTAGAAATAATTCTTGCAATTTATAAGTCCCAAAAAACCGGACAGCCTGTAAATCTTCCTTGTGATTTTTCTACAATGGAGATGAAGGGTATTTTCTAG
- a CDS encoding VanZ family protein has product MRLSFIICAFLIFFLSSQSKLPSPSKPFFGLDKILHIIAFGSFAFTLTFWFTAEKWINNMQKYALLVVCITALYGISDEVHQYFVPNRSSSFYDLLADTVGAFLAVGLKLLLIKKSTLKRNHV; this is encoded by the coding sequence ATGCGTCTATCTTTTATAATTTGTGCCTTTTTAATATTTTTCTTATCTTCACAGTCAAAATTGCCGTCTCCTTCCAAACCCTTTTTCGGCTTGGATAAGATTTTACATATAATAGCTTTCGGTTCCTTTGCTTTCACCTTGACTTTTTGGTTTACCGCCGAGAAATGGATAAATAATATGCAAAAATATGCTTTACTTGTTGTCTGTATTACTGCCTTATACGGTATAAGCGATGAAGTGCATCAGTATTTTGTTCCTAATCGAAGTTCTTCCTTTTATGACTTGTTAGCCGATACTGTCGGTGCTTTTTTAGCTGTGGGGTTAAAGCTTTTACTGATAAAAAAATCTACTTTAAAAAGGAATCATGTATGA